GCTGTACATGAGACGAAAGGAGTGGAAGGCTTCACAATCCTCAATTTTGTGCTCCAAATACTTCATGGCAGAAACCTATACATACAACCGTTGCCTTCCGAATTTGGCTTCTGCTGGAGCACCCGCACAATGGCGGGTATGCACCTTCTTTGCACAGTGTGCACATGGTTTCGGATGACACGATGCCATGGTGGCCCCACACTTTCTTATGTCACACAAGCCATGCTAAAATGGCGGTTACCACCAGTGGGAAGGGCTTAAAGGCTGCATCGAGAGGCCAGTTCTTGTGTGGATAACCATATTAGCTCCTTTACTCTGTGTTACAATTATAAACTGAGAATAGTTGAACGACCATGTCATGACTCAAGTCATAATTCTGGCATCAAAGGGTGGGGTTCAGGCATTCCCTCTGCCAGGTGGGCCCATCTGTAATGAATTTTAACTATTATCTATGCTAGGCTCTGCTCACTACTACTGCATATGGGCAGATACCAGCAATCCacagcttgcaaaaaaaaaaaaatgattacagCTTACTAGTTATTGTCTCGGTGGCAATAAGCAGAATATGAAATCATTTTTGTTTAATAGATGCTCTAAATTACCACATGACAgtaacttgtattttttttttatgtcttaaCAAATGCAGGTGCACTCTCCAATAGAATGCTAAAGACTCCCAGTTGTGAAACTAGTGTACTGAAAATACCAACCTTTCACATTTGCGGCAGTGGTGTGACCGCGGTGTCTTAAATCCATCACAGTTTGCACAGTATTGCAGGAACTGCTCGTCATCTGGCTGGTCCTGCAAGTGAAAGTGAAAAACTAGAACATTTTATTGTGCAGACCCCATGTGTAGGTGCACAGAGCATGTTTATTATAACAGATCCATGCACATATATGAGGCAGCAAGTGGGGCAGATACAGGAAGGTAAATCAACAACACTGGCCATTAAACTAGCCAATCCCCACTTCATACCTCCTGCACTTACTGTGCTCTACCTACATGCATTTTTCGCTGACATGGTTTTACATTTGCAATGACGTGAGCCTAATAAATGACATGGTATctgaagacgatgagcaaaacgtgaacaaggtgaatgcaggagccaacgtttcgacaagtccactggtcgaaacgttggctcctgcacttaccttgttcacgttttgctcatcgtcttgaatttcaatctcccgcattccccgtctttttcATGGTATCTGAAGGTATTATTATACATGAAGCTATAGCTCAACGTTGCCTCCGGGCGACGTACTACCGGTGCACACTGTCCAACACATTTTTCGACGAGTGGAAATGCAATAAGGTCAAAAAGCAAAATTTAAAATTTTATGAAAAGGCCACAAAAAAGTATAATAGTAACGTAAAGTACCGTGAGGTGCACGTAACATTCGCGTACCGCTCCCTCTCGGTTTACGGCTGTGTACGTGCACCTGTGATCACCAGCGAACTATTTAGAGCACCTTTGTCAAGTGATACGCCGATTGTGGCACTGCTCAGCAAAGAGTCCTCAAACGCGGACCAGACTTCGCGCACCGATGCATCAACTGAAACTAAACGGGCCGAGGTGAGGCTCGGTACTCACCGGCCTCCACTTCAGAGGGACGAAGCCCGGTCCCATAGCGACGGCCATGAAGAAATTGTACAGGAGGACTCCAACCCAACCGATGAATATCGCGTGGTTGACGGTACCTAACGTTGAACCATAAGGCGAGAGCCACATAGATGTCACGTACAGGCTGGTCAGAAAAATGAATTTGATGATGAAAAGCGCCGTCAGTGGGCCCCAATGCAGCAGCCGGTGGCAGAATTGAGCCAGAATGTCCAGCACACCCGGCTGTGGCTCCATGCCGGTGACTTGTGAAGGATCCAGCTTGAATGCAGCACTCGAAGCCGGGCCGTGGAGAAACACAGACGCTCAGTGACCGCAAGGCTACATGCAGCCGGAGCTCAAGCCGTGTCCCTTGGGTCCATTACCTTTCACTGGCTTCGGCGTGCTTGCAGGTCTGCTCGGCACCCTGCATAGCCCAATTTTGTTTAGCGTTTCGGCATGAAAACTTTACCAATTGCCTCCCCCCAAGCGCCGGATAGCGCAGCCGCTGCAAGGGGTTCTTCTACGGTTGGACAGGTGGTTCGACAAAAAATTGCGATTACAGCGACGTCTGGATGACAAACCCGAAGCCGATCTGCGTTGTTTTCTGCATTGGCCGTTTCTGTCGCGGCGATCGGTCTTGgtagtaaacaaacaaacaccaCGCGCACGAGCAGTGAAGTACTACCGAAGCCCCACAGGTTGTGGCAGCAGTGTAAAACTTGGGGCACGCTGATCGAAACAATTGTTCCTACGAGCTCACCATCAGTAAAAATGCAGCTCTAATGTGCGACAGCGGTGCTCATAAAGAGCGCGTAGATGGTGACATTGTCGTCTGTCATACCGCCGGAGTGACTGTCTTGTGTAAGTTTGTCATTTTCTTTTCCGTATATATGGTAACATACTTTTATGTTTGCCAACCTTTATAGAAACAGAAGAAAAAGGCAACGTTGAACGAGGCTAGTTACCTCGCATTGAGAATAAGCTCGTTGGCTGCCTTTCAACGCTATTGCTTACCATGTCAAAGTAATATAAGCGCCTTGTCGTGTGTATTGATTAaagcgctctttttttctttcaggtaAACGAATCGATGGCTTCTCATGGTAGGATAGTACTGAGTTACCATGACACGCTTCTCCGCGAGTCAGACATGGAGTTACTGGACGAACCGCACTGGGTGAACGACAACATCATCTGGTTCTGGATGCAGTACCTTGAAAACGAACTCTATGCATCGCGCTGTGATACCCTCGCCTTCGTAGGACCCGACGTTGTACAACTTGTCAAGCTGGGTGCTGCGCTCAACGTTGATCAGGTGCTCAAGTCGCTGGAACTGAAACAAAAAGAGTTGATATTGTTGCCAGTCAACGACTGTCAAGATTTCGACCTGCCTGGCGGTTGTCACTGGAGCCTTCTCGTTTATAATCAAACCAGAAAGATATTCGAGCACTATGACTCGACCAAGGGACACAACCACTCCCACGCTAAGTCAATTGCTCGAGCTTTAGCCCCTCTTCTATCGCTACGGGAAGTTCGAGTTGTCGAGTCCGACTGCCTGCAGCAACATAATTCTTTCGACTGCGGTCTTTACGTTATGTACAACCTACAACAAGTTTGCGCCGAGCATATTGTGCTTCCGGAAGCTGACGGTAGTCGTAGAACTTTGCTCACAAGTTGGATGCAACAAAATAGAAAGACACTGAAAGAACTAATCGTGAAGCTGAGTGAACCTTGCGCGTAATAAAGTAGCTTCCAGTGGTGTGGATATTTATTTGTTTTAGGGAATGCCTTCGTCGAGCTAGAATGGATAAAGGTCAACGTAACAAcccgtgccacacgggcacaCAAAATGGCATTCAGTAGTTAAGGCTTTAAGTTCCTGAATCACATCTTTTTCGGCGTACGTGCCACATGTACAATTTTAATGACACTTGTCCCGATTGTTTCGATTAGTCTTCCGAAGCAAGCAATTTTCAGGCGATAATAAAAAGGCAAAGATCCATATACAAGCTTGACCTCCCTTCAAGGCCAGCGAAATGTAGAATTAAGCACAGTATGGTGCAGCTAGCTTTAGTCAAAGCTTGTTTGGCAATGGAGGAAGGCATGTGTTTATCGCTGTTTTGTATGTTTGTTGCTAAAATTTAACGCGACTCCGCTTGCTCCAGCATctcgttagttttttttttatgtaaaacTTCATGCGCTTGtttatggggctcttgcattgcccagggggcgctgcgaaaaaaggtgctaaaaagcgccctctgcgcaaaaatgggtcgtaccaagctcggtcgtctgcttcggaaagcacgtttacaatatggacccgccactttcggttgtgttgtttcacggcctgcagcgaatatcgggcgccgaagattttttcagggatggtaggctgcgtaaaggcaagaaattatgcagtgccgaatacgtgtacgccgttgaagaattaggcggcgaagttttagcaccttgtcaatcgcaagtgaagcgagtcgcgtacgaagtggaacttcaggtaaggtttgcacgctagctgctagattcaggcgcacaaacgcgaggaaatgcttgctataaatgaatccacagcaacgataagcagacatcatgtatacggaactgctcgagcacacgacggtacacgccgcgatgtacgaactgctccggcgcacgatcgtacgcgccgcgacggcagcggtctttcgacatgccgcgaaacggcgggcgtcctgcaatctttgttgactacatgccgctaaacaagtagttatgtctgcgttgtagtagcggccatctgtcccttttagtaactggtgaTAACTGATATGCAATGCaaatgagctcgcacgtacgtgcgaatcgcgctgcaccGCGAGCTCGTgcactgctcgcttgatgtagcttttcatgacagcgctcgaacatcgatgtgctgcaatcaatactgccttgctgcgctgcctcaacgtgctggcttgagatcaaggatgagcgcatttatctctcttaacctgtgctgctcgtagtggagtagtgaattgtcatcgaatgagcccgaccatttgtgctcatttgcacacacctggtcacttcatcacttcgcatcggtcgaattgttaattgtcgctgtggccgggtctcgaatcgtgaattaccagccatgcctgctgctatgtcggtctgccgtcgggactgtaggtgcgaaacactgaactttagaacgaagataatcaagcaagcttcaagacaggcgaagcagtcagcatggcgcgaagtttcgcttactcagcgcgacgaactgcagctatgcagcgcgcccgacgctccgcttcgtgaggccttgaaggaaaacggtagaatctgatgttgggatgcaggccttcttgttcatggcagcccacgacgcagaagtaatgacggtgacgccttttcgaggctgggctaggtctctcctgatcggcgtcaccgattccttctgctcctggCATTACGTcgcacggcacacggagagtccgtttaaattaaactataggctgcggcgaactcgcagcgtggtctgcgtggtctgtgagaagtgacgagccttttcgcactcgcaacagggcagaaaaaagtgcgaatcgacgcaaaactcggcctagaaacgtgcttcgccacagccagggctcaatacgacccaagctggtacgacccagatgtcgtttcccgcgccgccaccaggcaccgctactatacctcaaactccagcgcaagaccccCATGTGTGCTGCACGGCTCAAACAGCTGAAAATTTTGTTTCCAGCTAAGTAGGATGTCGTTTCAAACAATTTAGGTAAACAGCACTGAACAAGCTACGACTGCCATGTCATCGAGGGTACGCATTCAGTtaatgggcgcgttaagttagcgcgctccgaactccaaacgagtgcgctcgagtgcgacgccttcggagctAACCTGGCTTAACGGCCATTTTCGTCGACTGTTTCTCGTGGTTTCTCGGGTGCACGAACGCGCCGTCTGgcgaatgttatgttgcttccgcatccgctatCGCACTTCGCGCGCTTTTCGAAAACGGCCCCGCCGACAGTATTCCTGCAGTTCTTGTTAGACGATGAAGAGGTTGAAGAACTTGACGCACGGCAACGGAGGCAGCGGCTTACGTATGCGATGCAAGCTCAAAGCGCGCCAACACGTGCCCGATCTCGCCTGAGAGCAGACGCACGGCATGGCCCGGCTGCGCGAGAAACGAGTTGGCAAGGAGAACAGACTTGCATCAGTGAAAAGAGTAGACAACacgtcatttttccggaagccgtagcaggcgcgcgctctcgcgcaccATTTCCAGGATGGGGCGCGTAGAGCGcgcttctttattctatgaacccgccgtggttgctcagtggctatggttttgggctgctgagcacgaggtcgcgggatcgaatcccgtgcTCGGCGAcagcatttcgattggggcgaaatgcggaaacacccgtgtacttagatttaggtgcacgttaaagaaccccaggtggtcgatacttccggggtcccccactacggcgtgcctcataatcagaaagtggttttggcacgtaaaaccccataatttttttttttatatgagcgTGCTCCGTaatcacgcaccggaagtcgctttttgccgttaagcttaaaagggcgcactctgctggctagggcgcgctcgagcgccttaacttaacgcgccAAATGCCTACCTCAGAAAATGTCTGCCGcgtgcatagagtttcctacaaaaattattgtaggaaactctatggccgcGTGAGCTGAGCTGGTTCCGGcctctttcctcctctccaccAGGTTCGGCTGCAAACGCTAGTTGCAGCGGCTGCTCCAAACTTGAAGGAGTGTTCTGTGCTTGAATCACGTTTCCCTGTCTCCGAGGTTACAGCATAGAATAAAGATGCGTCTGTTGCAGCATTTGGTTGCAGTCCTGGAGGCAGCACCCGCGCTctctcgtcaagccattggtAGAGCGCACGCCAGCCAAGTGATCGCCACTGTCGTCAATTCCTCCGCAACAAGAAGTAGGGTCGGCAGCGAGCGCCGTCACTCCGTGATTAACTACAAGAAACTATAGGACGCGGCAAGCGTAAAGGTCGAAAAGTTATACTGGGTCCTGAGTATTTGGCTGCGCGCataaagtttctcactatattacatATGTGTTATAGTGAAAAACTATAGCTGcgcgttttcaaaaaaaaagagaaaaaaagattttgcgtgcaccgctgcactgttcttgctcaaaatTTTCAGAACGGTCGtattttggcgtcgacttcgtttagtgttacacttggcacagttaattaCTTGGTTTCTAAGAAAGAAGTGCTAATTAGCCTgcgcttatggggatgcgagctgctgctgcgacggcgcaagcataaacCTGTTTCGCCACCTGTtgtcatctgcagaaagcagcatttcagggagggctgccgcgtatTGCCCGCTCCTAaccctccctgaaacgctgctatCTGCAGATGTCGGCAGGTGACAAAACAACTATGTGCCAGGGCCGGTTTTTCAgacgccatttttcccatagacgaaagtttctcatttttgtcttaaAAAAGAGTCGACTAATCGCCTACATCCGTGGTGCGGCGCTGGCATCGCGCGCAGGCGCAGTGAACGCTTTCTGCGAATGTCTCGCGAAGTCTCGCAAGCTCACGTATCACTACCATCACGTAGCCAACGCAGTCTCGCCCGACTCACGTGCGATTGGCCGCTGCGCGAAATCAAATATCTCATTTGGCGCTCGGTTCGAAAACTGGCGGTTGAGGCTTTGCATGGTCGGTTAGTCCCGATGCTGGAAGtttttttgcaatttttgccGAGTTAGGACGCATCCCTGTGGCAATATTTCTAAACGTGAGTAGTTATAGTATTTGTGTGTGCAATTTTAATGGCTGTAAGCTTCTGCATGGTGCGGTGCCGTTTTCGCTGTAAACGTCCGGTTTGAACTTGAACACGTTTTACAAAGGCTTACTGAAAATGTGATTGTTTTCATTAAGCTGCGCGAAAGCTGTGTTTTAATGGTGCGTCGCCTTGCGAAGAGCGCGTCTGCTTTTTTATCTGACATTTTATTGTTACATTTGATTTCAAACTGACTAACGGTCATCGTTCGTTATCCGCAGCCAAGACGCCGCCACACAATGGAGAACTACGTCAAGGTGGAAAAGATCGGTGAAGGTAGTTAAACATTTTTTTGCTATTTGCGCTCACCATGCAAGCAGCATACTTAGTTCAGCCAGACATTGGTGCGAAAGCTGATTATTGTACTTGACTTTGAGTTTTGCTTTGCCAATTTGGCACTCCAGCCATTTGCTTTTCTATGTGAACATGTTTTTCCGAAAAAAGAAAGGTCATTACACGAAGCCTGTGTGTGATTTTTATAGGATGCATGTTCCTCAGcaattttttcgtttttgttcagCCAATAAGGCGTGCACCTTTTGAAGCACTTTACTCCCCTGGAACAAACGGTGAGCTAACCTTTCGCGAAACAAAAGAAGAGAAGTAATGTATCACTCGGAACTACTAAGGCTGAAATTTGTGGACCAAAGAAAACCGGTATTAAGTGTTTCCCTCATTATGAAACAATACTTGACCCTCTCTGACAACATAACCAGGGCATAACTTATGTGCCATGAAAGCAAAATGTTTACATTTCCAACATTTGCTCGTATCTATAGCAGCAGCTTAGAGTTGCACGTCTCGGCTTTCGTATGGTCATGCTCATACTTCGAGCATGACCATCTGTTTTTGAATCACGTTTCCCTGTCTCCGAGGTTATAGCTGCGTCTGTTGCAGCATTTGGTTGCAGTCCTGATTATTGTACTTGACTTTGAGTACTTTGAGTTTTGCTTTGCCAATTTGGCACTCCAGCCATCTGCTTTTCTATGTGAACATGTTTTTCCGAAAACATTTGCTTGTATCTATAGCAGCAGCTTAGAGTTGCACGTCTCGGCTTTCGTATGGTCAGGCTCATACTTCGAGCATGACCATCTGTGCTTGAATCACGTTGCAACAGAATCATCTGTGCAACAGACGCAGCTATAACCTCAGAGACAGGGAAACGTGATTCAAGCACAGATGGTCATGTATGCGCATTGTTTTGGGGCATTTGCTTGTTATTCGAATTATTGTACAGTGTTTATAAAAGCTATTCAGCTTGATGTTTCTGTTGCTTCGGTGCTACTCGTTGCACTTCTTTGCCCAATGTACAAGACTTTGCAGGATCTAGGGGAAATTGTCTGCTGTCATCCTATCTTGCAGTAGCAAGATAGTTGTGAAATTAGTGCTGCTTTCAGGATTTCCTAAGTCTCTACAAGCTTAAATAACGTGAAATGCTTACTATTACACATTTGTTAGCAGCAGGAAAGAGGCACGACACATTGAATGTTCTAAAGCCGTTTCATGCACCTTGCGATCACAGTAACAACGCAAATGCTTAGTAACCAAGTTTGGCATAGAAGCACCTATTTGGTACAAGGATGAAATTCCACCTCTATGTTGGCTCATGTAAGTCTGCTGTTGATTGCTCAATCTCTTAATCATTGTAGGTTAAGATAGTATTTTTTTTCTCAATCCAAAATTTAAACAATCTTTATTTTTTCACTCAACAGCTTGCTTTTCTATCACATGAAAATGAGAGTTTTTGTGATGCATTTTGACATGCATTTGGCTATCGGTGATCCCCTAGCACTCACTGGTAGTGCAAGTGCCAGCCTCCATGGGATCCATGTATAGCTTTTCAATCGCTGGGCACGTCCTCGCGAGTTCAATTCTCAGCCATGGTGGTCGCATTGTGATGGGGTGGAAAGCAACAATGCTAGTTTGCTGTTCCTTGCCTGCATATTAAAGAATTTAAGGTGGTCAAAAGTTAACGTGGAGCCCTCCACTGCACAGCATTTATCATAGCCATGCGCATTGTTTTGGGGCATTTGCTTGTTATTCGAATTATTGTACAGTGTTTATGAAAGCTATTCAGCTTGATGTTTCTGTTGCTTCGGTGCTACTCGTTGCACTTCTTTGCCCAATGTACAAGACTTTGCAGGATCTAGGGGAAATTGTCTGCTGTCATTCAGGACCTGTTTACTGCTTTTATGCAGCCTTTTACTTCAGCAGTTACAGTTCATTTCCTTGCCAGACTGTCTTAGGGCTTGTTTGGTATTCCTGTGGACAGAGGTCATCACATTTGTCAGCATTCGCACGGGACGGAAGTTGATGTGTTGTCCATTATGCAATGTTGAGGAGCTGTGAATTGTTGAAGTCCAGCATTATAAAAATAGGGTTGAGGAAACATTACAGTGGTTGCAGTCTGTAACCTGGGTCAAAGGAGCATAACAACTTCAAAGAGGAATTGGCTTTTATGTGTAGCAATATTCATATATTGCACACATTCATGGCAGTTCTTTTTGTGCCACACTCTGCTCACTAAAAAATTTTTCTTCACTCATGTAGCCTCTAAGCGATGTTTACTCTGCAAATTCTGAAAGTGTGTGCAATCTGTGACAGCTAATTTTTTGAAAATGTTGCTTTCAAATATGGGTGTTCGAATATTTGAAACCTTCAAGTAATGAATCAAATAGTCACTTTGTTAATGCAAATATTTTTAAAGGTCAACTGTACCCAATTAAATATCAACTTGGAGCAAAAGTACAGTAAATTTTCGCCCCCACAGGCATAGTATAGATATCAAACATGAGAGCTTGCATACTGGAGCAGGCTACGttgcttaggtagccatactgtACGATCATTCATACCCTGAAGAGTCCTGGGCATGTGAAGAAACTTGTTTACTCCTAATGGTTCATTTGTACTCTTAAAAACATTTCACAATACACTATGTAATCACAAAAAGTTGccaactttaaagggacactaaaggcaaatattaagtcaagctaaagtgacaggTTGGGGCTCGAGGATGTCTAAAGCTTCAATATCATCAAGAACGGAGCTTTAGTAATTGAGAAATCAAGTAGTAATTGAGAAATCAAGGTAAGTGCTCTATATGATTAGGgactcccctgggacattcaagtactagcctgatGATGAAGGCGCTCCTTAATGTAATTCTATCACTAGTACTCAAGCACTTGTAGTAAAGAGATATTTGTATTGCATTATAGAACTAAGGAAAATGCTGTTGTCCAATTCCATTTGATTTTTAGAATAAAGAACTCATTGAAGTTACCTACCGGCAGTCGGAAGGTTTCGTTCTCTTTGCTCTGTGATGCCCGCACTTCCGCGTTTGAGTAGTTTAGTTAtcacgtagtgctgcgctggttttgctggctcgtgaaactctcGTGAACTGCAATTAGCATAGAATGCCACATCCACGTCATGTCGCTGGTTGCCtgaacggtccacgccacttgaccatgag
This Dermacentor albipictus isolate Rhodes 1998 colony chromosome 1, USDA_Dalb.pri_finalv2, whole genome shotgun sequence DNA region includes the following protein-coding sequences:
- the LOC135915080 gene encoding sentrin-specific protease 8-like → MASHGRIVLSYHDTLLRESDMELLDEPHWVNDNIIWFWMQYLENELYASRCDTLAFVGPDVVQLVKLGAALNVDQVLKSLELKQKELILLPVNDCQDFDLPGGCHWSLLVYNQTRKIFEHYDSTKGHNHSHAKSIARALAPLLSLREVRVVESDCLQQHNSFDCGLYVMYNLQQVCAEHIVLPEADGSRRTLLTSWMQQNRKTLKELIVKLSEPCA